In Artemia franciscana chromosome 8, ASM3288406v1, whole genome shotgun sequence, a genomic segment contains:
- the LOC136030676 gene encoding uncharacterized protein LOC136030676, with product MRSLKTSGGLTTGGGMTEQQRAIWVLSRPACLEINLLMQNLTKIGYSTSEQHRDMSSSRKERDFDDTQKLVGYFRESSPFRGDNQLRNIANGITSSQDVNVAEADVAGKLILSKMTGKTLKEQVFKKKDQVTLMNAKKAGSSVVAHIDPALLFQRFIIVAQRTDLREEYFKYELCTIPPSLFESDGLMRKAHKPELAKAIFSGLRD from the coding sequence ATGAGAAGTCTGAAAACATCGGGCGGTCTTACAACTGGAGGTGGGATGACAGAACAGCAGAGAGCCATTTGGGTTCTGTCAAGACCAGCATGCCTGGAGATCAACCTCTTGatgcaaaatttgacaaaaattggttACTCGACAAGTGAGCAGCACCGCGACATGAGTTCCAGTAGAAAGGAGCGTGACTTCGACGATACCCAGAAGCTCGTCGGATACTTCAGAGAATCTTCTCCGTTCAGAGGTGACAATCAGCTTAGAAACATTGCCAACGGCATAACTTCTTCCCAAGATGTTAATGTTGCCGAGGCCGATGTGGCTGGAAAGTTGATTCTAAGTAAGATGACGGGAAAAACTTTGAAGGAGcaagtcttcaagaaaaaagaccAAGTGACCCTAATGAATGCCAAAAAGGCGGGGTCCTCTGTGGTAGCGCACATAGATCCGGCGCTCCTTTTCCAGCGGTTTATAATAGTAGCCCAACGAACTGACCTCCGAGAAGAATACTTCAAGTACGAACTTTGTACGATTCCTCCTTCTCTTTTCGAAAGCGATGGCCTTATGAGAAAAGCACATAAGCCAGAGCTTGCAAAAGCGATCTTTTCTGGCTTGCGGGATTGA